Proteins co-encoded in one Centroberyx gerrardi isolate f3 chromosome 18, fCenGer3.hap1.cur.20231027, whole genome shotgun sequence genomic window:
- the sox7 gene encoding transcription factor SOX-7: MAALISAYSSWPESFECPAGDGDVPDGHGPHRTPVDKASEPRIRRPMNAFMVWAKDERKRLAVQNPDLHNAELSKMLGKSWKALTPPQKRPYVEEAERLRVQHMQDYPNYKYRPRRKKQLKRICKRVDPGFLLSGLAPDQNALPDHRVLCHPLDKDEGSPNGVGGGFSSPSPALPSVRTFRDPAGSSSSFDTYPYGLPTPPEMSPLDVMDHEHVPSYYSTSAGSSCSSSASCPDEHRQNQTHMGSPPPYHTDYTQTQLHCGGTHLAHISHMSQTGGSGALIPGPPLSYYTTSSFPQVHHGLHQGHLGQLSPPPETQGHLETLDQLSQAELLGEVDRNEFDQYLNSTGSGFHPEQGGSMTVTGHIQVASAASASVTACPSSATETSLISVLADATAAYYNNYGIS, encoded by the exons ATGGCTGCCCTGATCAGCGCGTACTCGTCGTGGCCGGAGTCCTTCGAGTGTCCGGCAGGAGACGGGGACGTGCCCGACGGACATGGCCCGCACAGGACTCCCGTGGACAAGGCGTCGGAGCCGCGCATCAGACGGCCCATGAACGCGTTCATGGTCTGGGCCAAAGACGAGCGCAAACGCCTGGCTGTCCAAAATCCAGACCTGCACAATGCCGAGCTCAGCAAAATGTTGG GCAAGTCATGGAAGGCCCTGACTCCCCCTCAGAAGAGGCCCTATGTAGAGGAAGCGGAGAGACTTCGGGTGCAGCACATGCAGGACTACCCCAACTACAAGTACCGGCCTCGCCGGAAGAAGCAGCTGAAACGCATCTGCAAGCGCGTGGACCCTGGGTTCCTGCTGAGCGGGCTGGCTCCTGATCAGAACGCCCTGCCTGACCACCGAGTCCTCTGTCACCCCCTCGACAAGGACGAGGGCAGCCCTAACGGTGTCGGCGGAGGGTTTTCCAGCCCCAGTCCGGCTCTGCCCAGCGTCAGAACCTTTAGAGACCCCGCcggctccagcagcagcttcgACACCTACCCCTACGGCCTGCCCACTCCCCCTGAGATGTCCCCCTTAGATGTCATGGACCACGAGCACGTTCCCTCTTATTACTCGACTTCTGCTggttcctcctgctcttcctcagcCTCCTGTCCAGATGAGCACCGCCAGAATCAGACACACATGGGCAGCCCGCCCCCTTACCACACTGACTACACCCAGACCCAACTCCACTGTGGGGGCACACACCTAGCTCACATCTCTCACATGTCCCAAACTGGCGGCAGTGGTGCGCTGATCCCTGGACCTCCGCTGTCCTACTATACCACCTCATCTTTCCCCCAGGTTCACCACGGGCTCCACCAGGGCCACCTGGGTCAGCTGTCCCCCCCACCAGAAACACAGGGTCACCTAGAGACTCTAGACCAGCTGAGCCAGGCTGAGCTTCTGGGTGAGGTGGACCGCAACGAGTTTGACCAGTACCTAAACTCCACCGGGAGCGGGTTCCACCCTGAGCAGGGCGGCAGCATGACTGTTACAGGACACATCCAGGTGGCGTCAGCCGCCTCTGCTTCTGTCACCGCGTGTCCCAGTAGCGCCACGGAAACCAGCCTCATCTCCGTGCTGGCGGACGCGACAGCGGCCTACTACAACAACTATGGCATCTCGTAA